ACATCCTGTCGGAAGCGGCCGAGCATTCGGTGGAGCTGGTCAGTTACGGCACCGTGGTGGCCGCGACCGACAACGACGCCTACAACACCCTCGTGGCGACCGACCTTGCGCCGGAGTTCGGGCGCGAGCATGTCTACCAGCTCAAGCGGGCGAAGCAGGACAGTCGCCGCCACGCGCTGCCGGCCACGCTGGGCGGGCAGGCCGTGGGCGGCGGGCAGAGCTATCTGGAGCTCAACCGCCTCATGACCCAGGGCTGGCGGTTTCGCAGCACGCGCCTGTCGGAGGAGTTCACGCAACAGGACTGGCGCGACCGCAACCCCGAGGCGATCGCCTTCGCGCGGATCGCCCCGGCGGGCACCCCGCGGCTGGTCTCGGTCGACGAGGAGTTGCGCCTCGGCCCCGGCAACCGCCTGATCGCGCTGGTCCCACCCGAGGACGACGCGCAGGCCCCGGCCGCTTGACGCGGGGCCGCCCGGTGGTAAACCGCGCGGCAAGCCGAAAGGGACCGACATGAACCTGTTCACCGATCTCCATGCGCTCGTGATCGACAGCCTCGGCGCGATGGTTGCCGAAGGCGCGCTGCCCGACGGGCTCGATCTGTCGAATGTCGCGGTGGAGCCGCCCCGTGACCCCGCCCATGGCGACATGGCGACCAATGCCGCGATGGTGCTGGCGAAACCGGCCGGGCGGAAGCCGCGCGAGATTGCCGAGACCTTGGCGCAGTGCCTCGCCGCCGATCCGCGCGTCGCCCTGGCTGAGGTGGCCGGGCCCGGCTTCATCAACCTCCGCCTCGCGCCGGCCGTGTGGCAGGATGTCGTCGGCCGGGTGCTGCGCGCGGGCGCGGCGTTCGGACGTTCCGAGATGGGGCAGGGGCAGAAGGTCAATGTCGAATATGTCTCGGCCAACCCTACCGGGCCCTTGCATGTCGGCCACACCCGCGGCGCGGTCTTCGGCGACGCGCTGGCGAACCTTCTGGCCTATTCGGGTCACGACGTGACGCGCGAATACTACATCAACGACGGTGGCGCGCAGGTCGATGTGCTCGCCCGGTCGGTCTACCTGCGCTACCTTGAGGCGCAGGGCCACGAAGTCGCCTTCGAGGAGGGCACCTATCCCGGCGAGTATCTGATCGATGTCGGCCGGGCGCTCGCCCAGACGGTGGGCGACGGCTATGTCGGACAGCCCGAGGCGGTTTGGCTGGCCGAGGTGCGCAGCTTCGCGACCGAGAAGATGATGGACCTGATCCGCGCCGACCTCGCCGCGCTCGGCGTGACGATGGATGTGTTCTTCTCGGAAAAGTCGCTCTACGGCACCGGCCGGATCGAGGCGGCGATCGAGTCGCTGCGCGCGAAGGGCCTGATCTACCTCGGCGTGCTGGAGCCGCCGAAGGGCAAGGTGCCCGAGGACTGGGAGCCGCGCGAGCAGACGCTCTTCAAGTCCACCACCCATGGTGACGACGTTGACCGGCCGATCATGAAGTCGGACGGCTCATGGACCTATTTCGCCCCGGATATCGCCTATCATTATGACAAGATTTCCAGGGGGTTCGACGTCCTTATTGATGTGTTCGGCGCCGACCACGGCGGCTATGTCAAGCGGATGAAGGCGGCCGTGGCCGCGCTGTCGGGGGGCGAGGTGCCGCTTGACGTCAAGCTCACGCAACTGGTCAAGCTCTACAAGAACGGCGAGCCGTTCAAGATGTCGAAACGCGCGGGCACTTTCGTGACGCTGCGCGACGTCGTCGACCAGGTGGGCCCCGACGTCACCCGCTTCGTGATGCTGACGCGCAAGAACGACGCGCCGCTCGATTTCGACTTCGACAAGGTGCTGGAGCAGTCGAAGGACAACCCGGTCTTCTACGTGCAATACGCCCATGCACGCGTGCATTCGGTGCTGCGGAAGGCCGCGGAGGCGGGCATCGCGGCCGATGATGCGACGCTGGGGGCGGCGGCGTTGGAAAAGCTCGACCACGAGGCCGAGATCGCCGTCGCCAAGAAGCTGGCGGAATGGCCCAGGCTGGTCGAAATCGCCGCCCGGATGCACGAGCCGCATCGGGTCGCCTTCTACCTCTACGAGCTCGCCTCGGAGTTCCACGCGCTCTGGAACAAGGGCAACGAGGAACCCGCCCTGCGCTTTCTTCAGGAGGACGATCCGGCCACAAGCCAGGCCAAAATCGCGCTCGCCAGGGCCGTTTCCGTTGTGATTTCCGCCGGTCTTGGTATTCTTGGTGTTACGCCGGTCGAGGAAATGCGCTGAGAAACAAGCCGCAACCCGCCCGGGATACGAGACAGGCAAGACACAACCGGAGGCGAAGCAGCTCCGGGGAACGAGGCGGATATGGCAGACATAGATTTCGACGCTTTCGGAGCGTCGGGTTCCCGTGACGAGGGACCCGCGCTCAAGACGATGCTCAACTGGGCCGGTGGCGCGCTGTCGCTGGCGCTGGTGGCGGGGCTGCTCGTCTGGGCCTACCAGATCATGGTTCGCGACGTGACCGGCGTGCCGGTGGTGCGCGCCCTAGAAGGTCCGATCCGCGTGGCCCCGGACGACCCCGGCGGACGCCAGGCCGAGCACCAGGGGCTGGCGGTGAACCGCGTGGCGGCCGAAGGCGAGGCGGCCCCGCCGGCCGACACGCTTCGGCTGGCGCCCTCTCCGGTGGCGCTGGTCGAGGAGGATCGTCCGGTTGCAGAACTGGCGCCGGCGGAACTGACCGTCGCGCCGGACGACTCCGCGCCGCTTGCCGCGCCCGACCCGGTGGTGGCCAGCCTCGCCCAGTCGAACGAGTTCGCGCTGACGCCGGAGCTTCTGGCGGAACGGGGCGGCGAGCCGCCCGCAGACGAGATCGTGCCATTGATGGAACTGCCCGAGGGGGCGCTCGGCCGTTCGCTGCGGCCCGCCCCGCGTCCCGACGACCTCGATCTTGCCGTGCACGCGGCGATCGCCTCCGCCACCGCCGCGCTGACGGGCCAAGGCACACCGCAACTCGCGCCCGAAGACGTGATCGCGGGCACCGCGCTTGTCCAGTTGGGGGCCTTCGGCGATTCCGAGGAGGCGCGCGAGGCCTGGGAGGCGCTCGCCGCCGGGGGGCGGTTCGGAGAGTTCTTCGACCAGAAGGCCCGCGTCATCCAGCAGGCGGAGAGCGGCGGCCAGACCTTTTACCGGCTGCGCGCTGCGGGCTTCGACGACATGGCCGACGCCCGGCGGTTCTGCGCCGCGCTGGTGGCCGAGGGGGCCGACTGCATTCCGGTGGTGGCGCGGTGAGCCATAGGGCAGGCGCCTGCATCCTCGGCTGCGCCGGCCCGATTCTCACCGGCGAGGAGCGCCGCTTCTTTGCCGAGGCCAATCCGCTGGGCTTCATCCTGTTCGCCCGAAACGTGCGCGATCCCGCCCAGTTGGCCGAACTCACGCGCGCGCTGCGCGCGGCGGTCGGGCGAAACGCGCCGATCCTGATCGACCAAGAGGGCGGACGGGTGCAGCGCCTGACGCCGCCCCACTGGCGGCCCTGGGCGCCCGCGGCCGACCAGATCGCCGCCGTCGGTCCCCAGCACGCGGCGCGCTCGATGTATCTGCGCTCTCGCCTCATCGCGCGGGAACTCGCCCTCATGGGGATCGACGTGAATTGCGCGCCGCTGGCCGATCTCGCCCGTGC
This genomic window from Rhodovulum sp. ES.010 contains:
- a CDS encoding SPOR domain-containing protein; protein product: MADIDFDAFGASGSRDEGPALKTMLNWAGGALSLALVAGLLVWAYQIMVRDVTGVPVVRALEGPIRVAPDDPGGRQAEHQGLAVNRVAAEGEAAPPADTLRLAPSPVALVEEDRPVAELAPAELTVAPDDSAPLAAPDPVVASLAQSNEFALTPELLAERGGEPPADEIVPLMELPEGALGRSLRPAPRPDDLDLAVHAAIASATAALTGQGTPQLAPEDVIAGTALVQLGAFGDSEEAREAWEALAAGGRFGEFFDQKARVIQQAESGGQTFYRLRAAGFDDMADARRFCAALVAEGADCIPVVAR
- the argS gene encoding arginine--tRNA ligase, coding for MNLFTDLHALVIDSLGAMVAEGALPDGLDLSNVAVEPPRDPAHGDMATNAAMVLAKPAGRKPREIAETLAQCLAADPRVALAEVAGPGFINLRLAPAVWQDVVGRVLRAGAAFGRSEMGQGQKVNVEYVSANPTGPLHVGHTRGAVFGDALANLLAYSGHDVTREYYINDGGAQVDVLARSVYLRYLEAQGHEVAFEEGTYPGEYLIDVGRALAQTVGDGYVGQPEAVWLAEVRSFATEKMMDLIRADLAALGVTMDVFFSEKSLYGTGRIEAAIESLRAKGLIYLGVLEPPKGKVPEDWEPREQTLFKSTTHGDDVDRPIMKSDGSWTYFAPDIAYHYDKISRGFDVLIDVFGADHGGYVKRMKAAVAALSGGEVPLDVKLTQLVKLYKNGEPFKMSKRAGTFVTLRDVVDQVGPDVTRFVMLTRKNDAPLDFDFDKVLEQSKDNPVFYVQYAHARVHSVLRKAAEAGIAADDATLGAAALEKLDHEAEIAVAKKLAEWPRLVEIAARMHEPHRVAFYLYELASEFHALWNKGNEEPALRFLQEDDPATSQAKIALARAVSVVISAGLGILGVTPVEEMR